The proteins below come from a single Solea solea chromosome 6, fSolSol10.1, whole genome shotgun sequence genomic window:
- the tcta gene encoding T-cell leukemia translocation-altered gene protein homolog codes for MEETWDFEFLSRIADSCLSFLSEFVDDWLANDMRVSIFKILLSWLIFSLIAIHFAWKVYGNTVNDMYYRQGTGQNGGTPEAAPHLSGWGRKAGDPLKTHRD; via the exons ATGGAGGAAACGTGGGACTTTGAGTTTCTGTCGCGCATCGCTGACAGCtgcttgtcctttctctccgaGTTTGTGGACGACTGGCTCGCTAACGATATGAGAGTGTCGATATTCAAGATCCTGCTCAGCTGGTTAATTTTTAGCCTGATCGCGATTCACTTTGCGTGGAAGGTCTACGGGAACACGGTGAACGATATGTATTATCGACAAG gGACTGGCCAGAATGGAGGCACACCTGAAGCAGCACCTCACCTCAGTGGATG GGGAAGGAAAGCTGGAGATCCATTGAAGACTCATCGAGATTAG
- the glyctk gene encoding glycerate kinase — translation MARFISLFRPRPLLALVSKSKPTLSKMSMDSRAQQVFAAAVEAVRPDTVVRQSIRRKDDSVIINGQEFPLRHNLHLVGFGKAVLGMAAEAERIMGDHLVKGIISVPHGIQQTLKQHGKDHLLLKENSRIKVMEGAKHNLPDTDAQEAAERIKQLASELTEKDLLLVLISGGGSALLPAPIPPILLYEKLQLTRKLAAAGATIQELNTVRRALSFLKGGGLARHAYPAQVVALVLSDVIGDPLDLIASGPTVCGEVRPEEVLSVLGQYKLLDSLPASVKDVLGKPNPQWTDKAEHVFNTVIGSNSIALKCAGLRARELGFLPVVLSPGVCGDVRSVSKLYGHLAHFACSQEEPSPEIVTEMLKLGPEVGVQTWDLHRTMKVLGEGRTEGWGDTCLLAGGEPTVELTGKGQGGRNQELALRVGLELRGLQLPPNGPVFLSGGTDGQDGPTEAAGAITDAGLHEEAQAQGLDIDNFLNNNDSYTFFSRLSAGRHLLVPGLTCTNVMDVHMLLIPSNANIVT, via the exons ATGGCACGTTTTATCTCCCTGTTCCGGCCTCGGCCCCTTCTAGCCCTCGTGAGCAAGAGTAAACCAACGTTGAGCAAAATGTCAATGGACTCACGGGCGCAGCAGgtttttgcagcagcagtggaggctGTGCGGCCAGACACTGTGGTCCGACAGAGTATACGGCGCAAAGATGATTCAGTCATTATCAATGGGCAAGAATTCCCACTCAGACACAACCTACACTTGGTGGGCTTTGGAAAAGCTGTACTGGGTATGGctgcagaggcagagaggaTTATGGGGGATCATCTAGTGAAGGGGATCATAAGTGTGCCACATGGGATTCAGCAGACATTGAAGCAGCATGGAAAAGA CCACCTGttgttaaaagaaaacagtcgtatcaaAGTCATGGAGGGAGCCAAGCACAACTTACCCGACACGGATGCCCAGGAGGCAGCGGAAAGGATCAAGCAGTTGGCCAGTGAACTGACAGAGAAAGATTTGCTGCTTGTACTGATTTCAG GTGGAGGCTCTGCTCTCTTACCTGCACCCATCCCACCAATCTTACTGTACGAGAAGCTACAATTAACCCGCAAACTTGCAGCTGCTGGAGCAACAATTCAGGAGCTGAACACTGTACGTCGCGCCCTTTCTTTTCTAAAGGGTGGAGGGCTGGCACGTCATGCTTACCCTGCTCAG GTGGTTGCACTCGTACTGTCAGATGTGATTGGAGATCCTCTGGACTTGATAGCTAGTGGACCCACAGTCTGTGGAGAGGTGAGGCCTGAGGAAGTCTTGTCAGTTCTTGGACAGTACAAGCTGTTGGACTCTCTGCCAGCATCAGTGAAGGATGTGCTTGGGAAACCAAATCCCCAGTGGACGGATAAGGCAGAACATGTTTTTAACACTGTTATTGGCTCCAACAGCATTGCCCTTAAATGTGCAGGACTCCGTGCCAGAGAGCTTGGTTTCCTCCCGGTTGTTCTGTCTCCaggtgtgtgtggtgatgtAAGGTCAGTCTCTAAACTTTACGGCCACCTGGCtcactttgcatgttctcaggAGGAACCCTCTCCTGAGATTGTGACTGAGATGCTGAAGCTCGGGCCTGAAGTGGGTGTGCAGACCTGGGACCTGCACCGCACCATGAAAGTTTTGGGAGAAGGGCGCACAGAGGGATGGGGTGACACGTGTCTGTTAGCTGGAGGGGAGCCGACTGTAGAGTTGACTGGGAAGGGTCAAGGTGGTCGAAACCAGGAGCTGGCTTTGCGAGTTGGACTGGAGCTGAGAGGCTTGCAGCTCCCGCCTAATGGTCCTGTCTTTCTGAGTGGTGGAACAGATGGTCAGGATGGACCCACCGAGGCAGCAGGTGCCATTACTGATGCAGGGTTACATGAAGAGGCACAAGCACAAGGGCTGGACATCGACAACTTCCTTAACAACAATGATTCTTACACGTTTTTTTCCCGTCTTTCTGCTGGGCGACATTTACTTGTACCTGGACTAACTTGCACCAATGTGATGGATGTGCACATGCTACTTATTCCATCAAATGCCAATATTGTAACATAA
- the wdr82 gene encoding WD repeat-containing protein 82, translating to MKLTDNVLRSFRVAKVFRENSDKINCFDFSSNGEAIISSSDDDSLVLYDCQDGKPKRTLYSKKYGVDLIRYTHAANTVVYSSNKIDDTIRYLSLHDNKYIRYFPGHNKRVTTLSMSPVDDTFISGSLDKTIRLWDLRSPNCQGLMHLQGKPVCSFDPEGLIFAAGINSEMVKLYDLRSFDKGPFATFKLQYDRTCEWTGLKFSNDGKLILLSTNGGALRILDAFKGAVLHSFGGYNNSKCVTLEASFTPDSQFVMIGSEDGKIHVWNAESGMKVALLDGKHTGPITCLQFNPKFMTFASACSNMAFWLPTIDE from the exons ATGAAGCTGACAGACAATGTGCTGCGGAGCTTCAGGGTTGCTAAGGTGTTTCGAGAAAACTCTGACAAAATCAACTGCTTCGACTTCAGTTCAAACGGAGAAGCGATCATTTCCAGCAGCGACGACGACTCCTTGGTCTTGTACGACTGTCAAGATGGAAA ACCCAAGAGGACTCTCTACAGCAAAAAATATGGAGTGGATCTCATCAGGTACACACATGCTGCAAACACTGTGGTCTACAGTTCCAACAAAATTGATG ACACCATCCGATACCTGTCGCTTCACGACAACAAATACATCCGTTACTTTCCTGGGCACAACAAAAG AGTGACGACACTCTCCATGTCTCCTGTGGACGACACATTTATTTCTGGCTCATTAGATAAAACTATACGACTGTGGGATTTACGATCACCTAACTGTCAG GGTCTAATGCACCTGCAGGGGAAACCAGTTTGTTCATTTGATCCAGAGGGGCTCATTTTTGCTGCTGGAATAAATTCAGAGATGGTTAAACTGTATGACTTGCGCTCATTTGACAAG GGTCCCTTTGCGACCTTCAAGCTCCAGTATGATCGCACATGCGAGTGGACAGGACTCAAGTTTAGCAATGACGGAAAACTAATTCTTCTTTCTACGAATGGCGGTGCTCTTCGCATCTTGGATGCATTTAAGGGTGCTGTGCTACATTCCTTTGGG GgctacaacaacagcaaatgtGTAACGTTAGAGGCGTCATTCACCCCTGACTCTCAGTTTGTAATGATTG GGTCCGAAGACGGAAAGATCCACGTGTGGAATGCCGAGAGTGGCATGAAGGTGGCTTTATTAGATGGGAAGCACACGGGACCCATTACATGCCTCCAGTTCAACCCCAAGTTCATGACATTTGCGAGTGCCTGTTCCAACATG GCTTTTTGGCTACCAACCAttgatgagtaa
- the LOC131460617 gene encoding twinfilin-2 isoform X1, with protein MFLALVVTPELREFLARAKGGAVRLIKVRIQDEQLVLGAYREPEKSWDQDYDRFVLPVLDDQEPCYILYRLDSQNAQGFEWIFISWSPDQSPVKQKMVYAATRATVKKEFGGGHVKYEMFGTAEEDICLLGYQRHVSSCSGPAPLTLAEQELQRIKITEARVKQVKTEMSVDSKHQTLQGLAFPLQETAKRALRQLAQKHINYIQLRLDVQRETIELVHSNPTETRDLPCRVPKDTPRYHFFLYKHSHEGDYLESVVFIYSMPGYSCSIKERMLYSSCKSRLLEEVEKDYHLEIAKKLEIDNGDELTEEFLYDEVHPKQHAHKQAFAKPRGPAGKRGHKRLIKGTGGTTLNS; from the exons ATGTTTCTTGCACTTGTGGTGACGCCAGAGCTGAGGGAGTTCCTGGCCAGAGCAAAAGGTGGAGCTGTGCGCCTCATCAAGGTGCGCATCCAAGACG AGCAGCTGGTGCTGGGGGCCTACAGAGAACCTGAAAAAAGCTGGGACCAGGACTATGATCGCTTTGTACTCCCTGTCCTGGACGACCAGGAGCCCTGCTACATCCTGTACCGCCTGGACTCCCAGAACGCACAGGGGTTCGAGTGGATCTTCATTTCATGGTCTCCTGACCAGTCTCCA GTGAAACAGAAGATGGTGTACGCTGCCACACGTGCCACGGTGAAGAAGGAGTTTGGCGGTGGCCATGTGAAGTACGAGATGTTTGGCACAGCCGAG GAGGACATCTGTCTGCTGGGATACCAGCGCCATGTGTCGTCCTGCTCCGGACCTGCCCCGCTCACGTTAGCAGAGCAGGAGCTCCAGAGGATCAAAATCACTGAG GCCCGGGTTAAACAG gtgaaGACGGAGATGAGCGTGGACAGTAAACACCAGACACTTCAGGGTCTGGCTTTCCCTCTGCAGGAGACGGCCAAAAGAGCCCTACGGCAACTCGCCCAAAAACACATCAACTACATACAACTG AGGCTGGACGTGCAGAGGGAGACAATCGAGCTGGTCCATTCCAACCCGACAGAAACTCGAGATTTGCCCTGCAGAGTTCCCAAAGACACTCCCAGATACCACTTCTTCCTCTACAAACACTCCCACGAAGGAGACTACCTGGAATCTGTTG TGTTCATTTACTCCATGCCCGGGTACAGCTGTAGCATCAAGGAACGGATGCTCTATTCCAGCTGCAAGAGTCGACTACTGGAGGAAGTGGAGAAAGATTACCATTTGGAAATTGCTAAAAAG CTGGAGATCGACAACGGGGACGAACTGACGGAGGAGTTTCTGTACGACGAGGTCCATCCCAAGCAGCACGCCCACAAACAGGCCTTTGCTAAACCCCGTGGCCCAGCAGGGAAGAGGGGACACAAGCGTCTCATCAAGGGGACGGGAGGGACCACGCTGAACAGCTAG
- the LOC131460617 gene encoding twinfilin-2 isoform X2 produces the protein MFLALVVTPELREFLARAKGGAVRLIKVRIQDEQLVLGAYREPEKSWDQDYDRFVLPVLDDQEPCYILYRLDSQNAQGFEWIFISWSPDQSPVKQKMVYAATRATVKKEFGGGHVKYEMFGTAEEDICLLGYQRHVSSCSGPAPLTLAEQELQRIKITEVKTEMSVDSKHQTLQGLAFPLQETAKRALRQLAQKHINYIQLRLDVQRETIELVHSNPTETRDLPCRVPKDTPRYHFFLYKHSHEGDYLESVVFIYSMPGYSCSIKERMLYSSCKSRLLEEVEKDYHLEIAKKLEIDNGDELTEEFLYDEVHPKQHAHKQAFAKPRGPAGKRGHKRLIKGTGGTTLNS, from the exons ATGTTTCTTGCACTTGTGGTGACGCCAGAGCTGAGGGAGTTCCTGGCCAGAGCAAAAGGTGGAGCTGTGCGCCTCATCAAGGTGCGCATCCAAGACG AGCAGCTGGTGCTGGGGGCCTACAGAGAACCTGAAAAAAGCTGGGACCAGGACTATGATCGCTTTGTACTCCCTGTCCTGGACGACCAGGAGCCCTGCTACATCCTGTACCGCCTGGACTCCCAGAACGCACAGGGGTTCGAGTGGATCTTCATTTCATGGTCTCCTGACCAGTCTCCA GTGAAACAGAAGATGGTGTACGCTGCCACACGTGCCACGGTGAAGAAGGAGTTTGGCGGTGGCCATGTGAAGTACGAGATGTTTGGCACAGCCGAG GAGGACATCTGTCTGCTGGGATACCAGCGCCATGTGTCGTCCTGCTCCGGACCTGCCCCGCTCACGTTAGCAGAGCAGGAGCTCCAGAGGATCAAAATCACTGAG gtgaaGACGGAGATGAGCGTGGACAGTAAACACCAGACACTTCAGGGTCTGGCTTTCCCTCTGCAGGAGACGGCCAAAAGAGCCCTACGGCAACTCGCCCAAAAACACATCAACTACATACAACTG AGGCTGGACGTGCAGAGGGAGACAATCGAGCTGGTCCATTCCAACCCGACAGAAACTCGAGATTTGCCCTGCAGAGTTCCCAAAGACACTCCCAGATACCACTTCTTCCTCTACAAACACTCCCACGAAGGAGACTACCTGGAATCTGTTG TGTTCATTTACTCCATGCCCGGGTACAGCTGTAGCATCAAGGAACGGATGCTCTATTCCAGCTGCAAGAGTCGACTACTGGAGGAAGTGGAGAAAGATTACCATTTGGAAATTGCTAAAAAG CTGGAGATCGACAACGGGGACGAACTGACGGAGGAGTTTCTGTACGACGAGGTCCATCCCAAGCAGCACGCCCACAAACAGGCCTTTGCTAAACCCCGTGGCCCAGCAGGGAAGAGGGGACACAAGCGTCTCATCAAGGGGACGGGAGGGACCACGCTGAACAGCTAG